A window of the Myxocyprinus asiaticus isolate MX2 ecotype Aquarium Trade chromosome 11, UBuf_Myxa_2, whole genome shotgun sequence genome harbors these coding sequences:
- the LOC127448209 gene encoding ankyrin repeat domain-containing protein 50-like isoform X2, which yields MTRLKEPLLLLTPPPYSVFIVVDSLDSGCCGGDGVGEGLTSGDGATQSFSIVELLLKYVQLLPPWILLICSARRQNKAICKMFSGFRRLCLDDLRKPATVRDLQQYILRRLDRDGALRRQLTPETAEMLNLLHIKSGGCFLFLERVLDGVAQGLVGLREIRDIPGTLNGLYLWLCQRLFPRSLFVHIRPLLNILLASPQPLTAEQLYTIARSRNSYLGLGDFQSQMVALASLFVDGPEGSKLLFHSSFAEWLTDVKYCTQKFLCCLKDGHLSLAMSLSFRASSLDTEETCHLAYHLLNSGVHTEKPALLELWLLWTGVPALSSGRNDVPPPPHTSQTPVLVQQDVLQLLRKSGIYSANCSQNNTSSVRVHCVGGRGRIVRQALQREDSVRALLDSGVSVNRTDPLDGRTLLAAAAHAGLADVARLLLCHGADPSLNDSQGQTALTLASRQGHVGVLQVLLEWVQEQGIKSPVARALLEHADSEGWTALRSASWGGHKEAVSLLLEAGAEIDGCDSDGRTALRAAAWGGHEEILLTLLDHGAEVDHSDREGRTPLIAAAYMGHKEAVQIMLDAGADVNLADGDGRTALSVAALCVPSTTGGRGHGEVVSILLERGANPEHKDRDGMTPLLLASYKGHEEVVELLLEAGADVDESSGVHSSAVTPLLAAAAMGHAGTVNRMLFWGAAVDGIDGEGRTALCLAAANGSVEVVRALLDRGLDENHKDDLGWTPLHAAACEGHKSVCAVLTERGSMVRVGELDVEGRSPLILAAQEGHCSTVRLLLDRKAPIDHRAYDGHSAISAAALQGHREIVELLIHRGADTDVRDAEGRPLLYLLVLKGHLDMATLLIEKGGVPLESRDVEGRTALHVAAWQGDLEGIELLLKYGADTNAQDLDGRPPLHSVAWRGHAAAGRLLLRAKGLNIDLACKQQGATALSIAAQEGHAEIVAMLLERGAEPDHVDCYGRSPVNVAGKRGHFTIVRILESYGAKPFTGLIPFSPSDAPNTFYHSSTVKSQVTLSSEEVGVDGVPATTSSSSTSFSASCSPASTAERFHSMPASQTSSSTCYSHSTVQTVPADSLNFIQQIQQHSLPCSRSRPSTLLHPGSNPARLQGRVSRHKQKAAPKSSPTHKQCILNELLDADKPLKGLGSSGDVDFLLKHKTPYIIDNVMEKSLKQAGGVDLKWNSVMASLGVMMNQDGAIRQTKIRESPPLGYPPLHLQSHAQRDDLCIQKTSTSPTIDLLAISSPSALPDMSVFNMTTTDPQLNLKQAIKLQFEGPTSAVLHKRETPL from the exons ATGACACGTTTAAAAG AGCCCCTCTTGCTCTTGACACCACCGCCTTACAGTGTGTTTATAGTGGTGGATTCACTGGACTCGGGGTGTTGTGGAGGTGATGGTGTTGGAGAGGGGTTGACATCAGGAGATGGGGCCACTCAGAGTTTCTCTATTGTAGAGCTTCTGCTCAAATACGTACAACTCCTGCCCCCTTGGATCTTGCTAATCTGCTCTGCACGTCGTCAGAACAAAGCTATTTGCAAAATGTTCTCAG GGTTTCGGAGGTTGTGTCTGGATGACTTAAGAAAACCTGCAACTGTACGAGACTTACAGCAATATATCCTGCGGAGACTTGATCGGGATGGGGCTCTAAGAAGACAGCTTACACCAGAGACTGCTGAAATGCTTAATCTTTTGCATATCAAGAGTggtggatgctttttgtttcttGAACGGGTTCTAGATGGTGTTGCTCAAGGTCTAGTAGGACTAAGAGAAATTCGGGACATTCCAGGCACTCTGAATGGCCTTTACCTTTGGCTCTGTCAAAGACTCTTTCCTCGAAGTCTGTTTGTCCATATCAGGCCTTTGCTGAATATCCTTTTGGCATCTCCACAACCTCTAACAGCTGAGCAGCTCTACACTATTGCCAGAAGCCGTAACTCTTACCTTGGGCTTGGAGACTTTCAGTCACAGATGGTAGCTCTGGCATCTTTGTTTGTAGATGGCCCTGAGGGCAGTAAACTCCTCTTTCACAGTAGCTTTGCAGAATGGTTAACTGATGTTAAATACTGTACACAGAAGTTTCTGTGTTGTCTTAAGGACGGTCACCTTTCTTTGGCCATGTCCCTCTCTTTTCGAGCCAGTAGTTTGGATACAGAAGAGACTTGCCACCTGGCCTACCACCTCCTTAATAGTGGAGTTCATACAGAGAAACCAGCCCTTCTGGAATTGTGGTTGCTATGGACTGGGGTTCCAGCTCTAAGTAGTGGCAGAAATGATGTGCCACCACCACCTCATACTTCTCAAACACCTGTTTTGGTTCAGCAAGATGTACTACAGCTCTTGAGGAAAAGTGGAATTTACTCTGCAAACTGTTCTCAAAACAATACCTCTAGTGTGAGGGTGCACTGTGTTGGGGGAAGAGGCAGGATTGTACGGCAGGCATTGCAGAGGGAGGACTCTGTGAGAGCACTTCTTGACAGTGGTGTCAGTgtgaaccgtacagacccattaGATGGACGGACTTTATTAGCAGCTGCAGCTCATGCTGGACTTGCTGATGTAGCTAGATTGCTGTTATGCCATGGGGCAGACCCTTCACTGAATGACAGTCAAGGGCAGACAGCCCTAACTCTTGCTTCCAGACAAGGCCATGTGGGTGTACTGCAGGTGTTGCTGGAATGGGTCCAGGAGCAAGGGATCAAAAGTCCTGTTGCACGAGCCCTGCTGGAGCATGCAGACAGTGAAGGATGGACTGCATTGCGTTCAGCTTCATGGGGTGGCCACAAGGAAGCTGTGAGTCTCCTTCTGGAAGCAGGGGCAGAGATTGATGGCTGTGATTCAGATGGACGAACAGCCTTGCGTGCAGCGGCTTGGGGAGGACACGAGGAAATATTACTAACCCTTCTTGATCATGGTGCTGAGGTAGACCATTCAGACCGTGAAGGTCGTACTCCACTAATAGCTGCAGCTTACATGGGTCATAAAGAGGCAGTGCAGATCATGCTGGATGCAGGTGCTGATGTCAATCTTGCAGATGGGGATGGACGGACTGCACTCTCTGTTGCTGCATTATGTGTGCCATCAACAACTGGAGGACGGGGGCATGGAGAGGTTGTAAGCATTCTGCTGGAGAGAGGCGCTAATCCAGAACATAAGGACAGAGATGGAATGACCCCTTTACTTCTGGCCTCATACAAAGGGCATGAGGAAGTGGTGGAACTTCTCTTGGAAGCTGGTGCTGATGTGGATGAAAGCTCTGGAGTTCATTCCTCTGCTGTTACTCCTCTTCTTGCAGCTGCAGCTATGGGGCATGCTGGCACAGTTAACCGTATGCTGTTTTGGGGGGCAGCAGTGGATGGCATTGATGGAGAGGGCCGCACTGCTCTCTGCTTGGCTGCCGCAAATGGTAGTGTTGAAGTTGTAAGAGCACTGCTGGACCGAGGATTGGATGAGAATCACAAAGATGACCTGGGCTGGACACCATTGCATGCTGCAGCTTGTGAGGGCCACAAAAGTGTGTGTGCAGTATTGACAGAGCGAGGTAGCATGGTACGTGTAGGTGAGCTTGATGTAGAGGGCCGGAGCCCTCTAATTCTGGCAGCACAAGAAGGGCACTGCAGCACAGTCAGGCTCCTACTGGACCGCAAGGCACCCATCGATCATCGTGCATATGATGGACACTCTGCAATCAGTGCAGCTGCTTTGCAGGGGCATAGGGAGATTGTAGAGCTACTGATACATAGAGGGGCTGACACTGATGTTCGAGATGCTGAAGGAAGACCTCTTCTTTATTTGCTAGTTCTGAAGGGCCATTTAGATATGGCAACACTGCTCATAGAAAAAGGTGGTGTCCCTCTGGAGTCAAGAGATGTAGAAGGACGAACTGCACTCCATGTAGCAGCTTGGCAAGGAGACCTGGAGGGTATCGAGCTGTTGCTGAAATATGGAGCTGACACAAATGCACAAGACCTCGATGGTCGGCCACCTTTGCACTCTGTGGCATGGAGGGGTCATGCAGCTGCTGGTAGGTTGCTCCTTAGGGCAAAGGGTCTCAATATTGACCTGGCTTGCAAACAACAGGGTGCCACAGCACTTAGCATTGCTGCTCAGGAGGGGCATGCTGAAATTGTAGCCATGCTTTTAGAGAGAGGTGCAGAACCAGACCATGTGGACTGTTATGGTCGCAGCCCAGTGAATGTAGCAGGAAAACGTGGTCATTTTACTATTGTGCGAATTCTGGAGAGCTATGGAGCAAAGCCCTTTACAGGTCTCATTCCATTCTCTCCCAGTGATGCTCCCAACACTTTTTATCATTCATCCACAGTAAAAAGCCAGGTGACCCTGAGCTCAGAAGAGGTGGGTGTCGATGGAGTTCCAGCCACCACTTCTTCATCCTCGACCTCATTTTCTGCCTCCTGTTCTCCAGCTTCCACAGCAGAGCGTTTCCACTCCATGCCTGCCTCACAGACCTCCTCCTCCACCTGCTACTCCCATTCCACAGTTCAGACAGTACCTGCCGACAGCCTAAATTTCATCCAGCAGATACAGCAACATTCACTTCCTTGTTCCCGTAGTCGGCCTTCCACCTTGCTTCATCCTGGCTCCAATCCTGCCAGACTTCAGGGCAGAGTTTCAAGGCACAAGCAAAAGGCTGCACCCAAGAGCAGTCCCACACACAAACAGTGCATCTTAAATGAACTGCTGGATGCAGACAAACCCTTAAAAGGACTTGGATCATCAGGGGATGTTGACTTCCTCTTAAAACATAAAACTCCTTACATCATAGATAATGTGATGGAAAAGAGCCTTAAACAGGCTGGAGGAGTAGACCTAAAATGGAACTCAGTAATGGCTTCCTTGGGAGTAATGATGAACCAAGATGGCGCAATTAGACAGACAAAAATTAGGGAAAGCCCCCCTTTGGGGTATCCACCTCTTCATCTCCAATCTCATGCACAAAGAGATGATTTATGTATTCAAAAGACATCCACATCTCCAACAATTGACCTTTTAGCTATTTCCTCACCTAGTGCCTTACCTGATATGTCTGTGTTTAACATGACAACAACTGACCCCCAGCTGAATCTCAAACAGGCAATTAAGCTGCAGTTTGAAGGGCCAACCAGTGCAGTGCTTCACAAGCGGGAAACCCCTCTCTGA
- the LOC127448209 gene encoding ankyrin repeat domain-containing protein 50-like isoform X1 — MVRSGSSPEGQMRGMLPSLLRGRQFYCREWALEKLQRWLEARDPSKGVEGKVHAPPGVLVTGGPGTGKTALCTELVWPQSEACRAAGLASRCLAWHYCQREDAGSIEVWKFVLGLVEQLKESPLLGPNYAKVIRSPAIAAVLEPIHCQRAPDDTFKRAILEPLLLLTPPPYSVFIVVDSLDSGCCGGDGVGEGLTSGDGATQSFSIVELLLKYVQLLPPWILLICSARRQNKAICKMFSGFRRLCLDDLRKPATVRDLQQYILRRLDRDGALRRQLTPETAEMLNLLHIKSGGCFLFLERVLDGVAQGLVGLREIRDIPGTLNGLYLWLCQRLFPRSLFVHIRPLLNILLASPQPLTAEQLYTIARSRNSYLGLGDFQSQMVALASLFVDGPEGSKLLFHSSFAEWLTDVKYCTQKFLCCLKDGHLSLAMSLSFRASSLDTEETCHLAYHLLNSGVHTEKPALLELWLLWTGVPALSSGRNDVPPPPHTSQTPVLVQQDVLQLLRKSGIYSANCSQNNTSSVRVHCVGGRGRIVRQALQREDSVRALLDSGVSVNRTDPLDGRTLLAAAAHAGLADVARLLLCHGADPSLNDSQGQTALTLASRQGHVGVLQVLLEWVQEQGIKSPVARALLEHADSEGWTALRSASWGGHKEAVSLLLEAGAEIDGCDSDGRTALRAAAWGGHEEILLTLLDHGAEVDHSDREGRTPLIAAAYMGHKEAVQIMLDAGADVNLADGDGRTALSVAALCVPSTTGGRGHGEVVSILLERGANPEHKDRDGMTPLLLASYKGHEEVVELLLEAGADVDESSGVHSSAVTPLLAAAAMGHAGTVNRMLFWGAAVDGIDGEGRTALCLAAANGSVEVVRALLDRGLDENHKDDLGWTPLHAAACEGHKSVCAVLTERGSMVRVGELDVEGRSPLILAAQEGHCSTVRLLLDRKAPIDHRAYDGHSAISAAALQGHREIVELLIHRGADTDVRDAEGRPLLYLLVLKGHLDMATLLIEKGGVPLESRDVEGRTALHVAAWQGDLEGIELLLKYGADTNAQDLDGRPPLHSVAWRGHAAAGRLLLRAKGLNIDLACKQQGATALSIAAQEGHAEIVAMLLERGAEPDHVDCYGRSPVNVAGKRGHFTIVRILESYGAKPFTGLIPFSPSDAPNTFYHSSTVKSQVTLSSEEVGVDGVPATTSSSSTSFSASCSPASTAERFHSMPASQTSSSTCYSHSTVQTVPADSLNFIQQIQQHSLPCSRSRPSTLLHPGSNPARLQGRVSRHKQKAAPKSSPTHKQCILNELLDADKPLKGLGSSGDVDFLLKHKTPYIIDNVMEKSLKQAGGVDLKWNSVMASLGVMMNQDGAIRQTKIRESPPLGYPPLHLQSHAQRDDLCIQKTSTSPTIDLLAISSPSALPDMSVFNMTTTDPQLNLKQAIKLQFEGPTSAVLHKRETPL, encoded by the exons ATGGTTCGTTCCGGTTCGTCTCCAGAGGGCCAGATGAGGGGCATGTTACCCAGCTTGTTACGGGGCCGGCAGTTCTACTGCCGTGAATGGGCCCTTGAGAAGTTACAAAGATGGCTAGAGGCACGAGATCCCTCCAAGGGAGTGGAGGGAAAGGTCCATGCCCCTCCAGGTGTGCTAGTGACCGGCGGCCCGGGTACCGGTAAGACTGCCCTCTGTACAGAGTTGGTTTGGCCCCAGTCAGAAGCATGTAGGGCAGCAGGTTTGGCATCACGGTGTCTGGCCTGGCACTATTGCCAGCGGGAGGATGCTGGCAGTATTGAAGTGTGGAAATTTGTGTTGGGGCTGGTTGAACAACTGAAGGAGAGCCCACTTCTCGGACCAAACTATGCAAAAGTGATAAGAAGTCCTGCCATTGCTGCTGTCCTAGAGCCCATTCACTGCCAAAGAGCACCTGATGACACGTTTAAAAG ggCAATATTAGAGCCCCTCTTGCTCTTGACACCACCGCCTTACAGTGTGTTTATAGTGGTGGATTCACTGGACTCGGGGTGTTGTGGAGGTGATGGTGTTGGAGAGGGGTTGACATCAGGAGATGGGGCCACTCAGAGTTTCTCTATTGTAGAGCTTCTGCTCAAATACGTACAACTCCTGCCCCCTTGGATCTTGCTAATCTGCTCTGCACGTCGTCAGAACAAAGCTATTTGCAAAATGTTCTCAG GGTTTCGGAGGTTGTGTCTGGATGACTTAAGAAAACCTGCAACTGTACGAGACTTACAGCAATATATCCTGCGGAGACTTGATCGGGATGGGGCTCTAAGAAGACAGCTTACACCAGAGACTGCTGAAATGCTTAATCTTTTGCATATCAAGAGTggtggatgctttttgtttcttGAACGGGTTCTAGATGGTGTTGCTCAAGGTCTAGTAGGACTAAGAGAAATTCGGGACATTCCAGGCACTCTGAATGGCCTTTACCTTTGGCTCTGTCAAAGACTCTTTCCTCGAAGTCTGTTTGTCCATATCAGGCCTTTGCTGAATATCCTTTTGGCATCTCCACAACCTCTAACAGCTGAGCAGCTCTACACTATTGCCAGAAGCCGTAACTCTTACCTTGGGCTTGGAGACTTTCAGTCACAGATGGTAGCTCTGGCATCTTTGTTTGTAGATGGCCCTGAGGGCAGTAAACTCCTCTTTCACAGTAGCTTTGCAGAATGGTTAACTGATGTTAAATACTGTACACAGAAGTTTCTGTGTTGTCTTAAGGACGGTCACCTTTCTTTGGCCATGTCCCTCTCTTTTCGAGCCAGTAGTTTGGATACAGAAGAGACTTGCCACCTGGCCTACCACCTCCTTAATAGTGGAGTTCATACAGAGAAACCAGCCCTTCTGGAATTGTGGTTGCTATGGACTGGGGTTCCAGCTCTAAGTAGTGGCAGAAATGATGTGCCACCACCACCTCATACTTCTCAAACACCTGTTTTGGTTCAGCAAGATGTACTACAGCTCTTGAGGAAAAGTGGAATTTACTCTGCAAACTGTTCTCAAAACAATACCTCTAGTGTGAGGGTGCACTGTGTTGGGGGAAGAGGCAGGATTGTACGGCAGGCATTGCAGAGGGAGGACTCTGTGAGAGCACTTCTTGACAGTGGTGTCAGTgtgaaccgtacagacccattaGATGGACGGACTTTATTAGCAGCTGCAGCTCATGCTGGACTTGCTGATGTAGCTAGATTGCTGTTATGCCATGGGGCAGACCCTTCACTGAATGACAGTCAAGGGCAGACAGCCCTAACTCTTGCTTCCAGACAAGGCCATGTGGGTGTACTGCAGGTGTTGCTGGAATGGGTCCAGGAGCAAGGGATCAAAAGTCCTGTTGCACGAGCCCTGCTGGAGCATGCAGACAGTGAAGGATGGACTGCATTGCGTTCAGCTTCATGGGGTGGCCACAAGGAAGCTGTGAGTCTCCTTCTGGAAGCAGGGGCAGAGATTGATGGCTGTGATTCAGATGGACGAACAGCCTTGCGTGCAGCGGCTTGGGGAGGACACGAGGAAATATTACTAACCCTTCTTGATCATGGTGCTGAGGTAGACCATTCAGACCGTGAAGGTCGTACTCCACTAATAGCTGCAGCTTACATGGGTCATAAAGAGGCAGTGCAGATCATGCTGGATGCAGGTGCTGATGTCAATCTTGCAGATGGGGATGGACGGACTGCACTCTCTGTTGCTGCATTATGTGTGCCATCAACAACTGGAGGACGGGGGCATGGAGAGGTTGTAAGCATTCTGCTGGAGAGAGGCGCTAATCCAGAACATAAGGACAGAGATGGAATGACCCCTTTACTTCTGGCCTCATACAAAGGGCATGAGGAAGTGGTGGAACTTCTCTTGGAAGCTGGTGCTGATGTGGATGAAAGCTCTGGAGTTCATTCCTCTGCTGTTACTCCTCTTCTTGCAGCTGCAGCTATGGGGCATGCTGGCACAGTTAACCGTATGCTGTTTTGGGGGGCAGCAGTGGATGGCATTGATGGAGAGGGCCGCACTGCTCTCTGCTTGGCTGCCGCAAATGGTAGTGTTGAAGTTGTAAGAGCACTGCTGGACCGAGGATTGGATGAGAATCACAAAGATGACCTGGGCTGGACACCATTGCATGCTGCAGCTTGTGAGGGCCACAAAAGTGTGTGTGCAGTATTGACAGAGCGAGGTAGCATGGTACGTGTAGGTGAGCTTGATGTAGAGGGCCGGAGCCCTCTAATTCTGGCAGCACAAGAAGGGCACTGCAGCACAGTCAGGCTCCTACTGGACCGCAAGGCACCCATCGATCATCGTGCATATGATGGACACTCTGCAATCAGTGCAGCTGCTTTGCAGGGGCATAGGGAGATTGTAGAGCTACTGATACATAGAGGGGCTGACACTGATGTTCGAGATGCTGAAGGAAGACCTCTTCTTTATTTGCTAGTTCTGAAGGGCCATTTAGATATGGCAACACTGCTCATAGAAAAAGGTGGTGTCCCTCTGGAGTCAAGAGATGTAGAAGGACGAACTGCACTCCATGTAGCAGCTTGGCAAGGAGACCTGGAGGGTATCGAGCTGTTGCTGAAATATGGAGCTGACACAAATGCACAAGACCTCGATGGTCGGCCACCTTTGCACTCTGTGGCATGGAGGGGTCATGCAGCTGCTGGTAGGTTGCTCCTTAGGGCAAAGGGTCTCAATATTGACCTGGCTTGCAAACAACAGGGTGCCACAGCACTTAGCATTGCTGCTCAGGAGGGGCATGCTGAAATTGTAGCCATGCTTTTAGAGAGAGGTGCAGAACCAGACCATGTGGACTGTTATGGTCGCAGCCCAGTGAATGTAGCAGGAAAACGTGGTCATTTTACTATTGTGCGAATTCTGGAGAGCTATGGAGCAAAGCCCTTTACAGGTCTCATTCCATTCTCTCCCAGTGATGCTCCCAACACTTTTTATCATTCATCCACAGTAAAAAGCCAGGTGACCCTGAGCTCAGAAGAGGTGGGTGTCGATGGAGTTCCAGCCACCACTTCTTCATCCTCGACCTCATTTTCTGCCTCCTGTTCTCCAGCTTCCACAGCAGAGCGTTTCCACTCCATGCCTGCCTCACAGACCTCCTCCTCCACCTGCTACTCCCATTCCACAGTTCAGACAGTACCTGCCGACAGCCTAAATTTCATCCAGCAGATACAGCAACATTCACTTCCTTGTTCCCGTAGTCGGCCTTCCACCTTGCTTCATCCTGGCTCCAATCCTGCCAGACTTCAGGGCAGAGTTTCAAGGCACAAGCAAAAGGCTGCACCCAAGAGCAGTCCCACACACAAACAGTGCATCTTAAATGAACTGCTGGATGCAGACAAACCCTTAAAAGGACTTGGATCATCAGGGGATGTTGACTTCCTCTTAAAACATAAAACTCCTTACATCATAGATAATGTGATGGAAAAGAGCCTTAAACAGGCTGGAGGAGTAGACCTAAAATGGAACTCAGTAATGGCTTCCTTGGGAGTAATGATGAACCAAGATGGCGCAATTAGACAGACAAAAATTAGGGAAAGCCCCCCTTTGGGGTATCCACCTCTTCATCTCCAATCTCATGCACAAAGAGATGATTTATGTATTCAAAAGACATCCACATCTCCAACAATTGACCTTTTAGCTATTTCCTCACCTAGTGCCTTACCTGATATGTCTGTGTTTAACATGACAACAACTGACCCCCAGCTGAATCTCAAACAGGCAATTAAGCTGCAGTTTGAAGGGCCAACCAGTGCAGTGCTTCACAAGCGGGAAACCCCTCTCTGA